The following are encoded together in the Phocoena sinus isolate mPhoSin1 chromosome 11, mPhoSin1.pri, whole genome shotgun sequence genome:
- the ZSCAN9 gene encoding zinc finger and SCAN domain-containing protein 9 isoform X2: MNTDSKEVISLDVQARDVWEELTVKAEAESHLQMQESGLKRSNPLAREIFRRRFRQLCYQETPGPREALTRLRDLCYQWLRPHVSTKEQILDLLVLEQFLCILPKEVQGWVQEHCPESGEEAVILLEDLERELDEPQHEMVAYRHRREVLSKETVSLGEQMSLGLQSQPKEPQLTCDPAQEPHRIGKTGTFLFCKPVVISQLKGGEEPWSHPTGVLRDGMTKTENRELVLRKDCPKRVEPHGKMSYGQTWEISQQDPRHREVGDCKGGVERHWGNPLGAGPHKCEECGKSFAQSSGLVRHQRVHTGERPYECNECGKTFSRSSGLFNHRGIHNIQKRYHCKECGKAFSQSAGLIQHQRIHKGEKPYQCSQCNKSYGRRSFLIEHQRSHTGERPHHCSKCGKSFNRHCNLIRHQKIHVVAELV; this comes from the exons ATGAATACAGACTCCAAGGAGGTTATATCCCTGGATGTTCAAGCTCGTGATGTTTGGGAAGAACTGACCGtgaaggcagaggcagaaagTCACCTCCAAATGCAGGAATCCGGACTGAAACGCAGTAATCCACTGGCAAGGGAGATCTTCCGAAGGCGCTTTCGACAGCTCTGCTACCAGGAGACCCCTGGACCAAGGGAGGCTCTCACCCGACTCCGGGATCTTTGCTACCAGTGGTTGAGGCCGCATGTGAGCACGAAGGAGCAGATTCTGGACCTGCTGGTGCTGGAGCAGTTCCTGTGTATCCTGCCCAAGGAGGTGCAGGGCTGGGTGCAGGAACACTGTCCAGAGAGTGGGGAAGAGGCAGTGATTCTGCTGGAGGATCTGGAGAGAGAGCTCGATGAACCACAACATGAG ATGGTAGCCTACAGACACCGACGAGAAGTCCTCTCTAAAGAGACAGTGTCTCTAGGAGAGCAGATGTCACTGGGCCTTCAGTCCCAGCCTAAGGAGCCCCAGCTCACATGTGACCCTGCTCAGGAGCCCCACCGTATCGGAAAGACAG GcacatttctgttttgcaaaccTGTTGTCATCTCCCAGCTAAAAGGAGGAGAAGAACCATGGTCTCACCCCACAGGAGTCCTAAGAG ATGGAATGACCAAGACTGAGAACAGAGAGTTGGTGCTAAGGAAAGACTGTCCTAAGAGAGTGGAACCACATGGGAAAATGTCTTACGGACAGACCTGGGAGATATCACAGCAGGATCCGCGACACAGAGAAGTTGGTGACTGCAAGGGTGGGGTAGAGAGGCACTGGGGAAACCCCTTAGGAGCCGGACCACACAAATGTGAAGAATGTGGGAAGAGCTTTGCTCAGAGCTCAGGTCTTGTTCGACATCAaagagttcacactggagaaagaccCTACGaatgtaatgagtgtgggaaAACCTTCAGTCGGAGTTCGGGTCTTTTTAATCACCGAGGAATCCACAATATTCAGAAACGGTACCACTGTAAGgagtgtgggaaggccttcagtcAGAGTGCCGGTCTCATCCAGCATCAGAGAATCCACAAGGGAGAAAAGCCCTATCAGTGCAGCCAGTGCAACAAGAGCTACGGTCGGCGTTCATTTCTCATCGAGCATCAGAGAAGCCACACAGGGGAGCGACCTCACCATTGCAGCAAATGTGGGAAAAGCTTTAATCGCCACTGCAACCTTATCCGCCATCAGAAGATCCACGTGGTGGCAGAGCTGGTCTAA
- the ZSCAN9 gene encoding zinc finger and SCAN domain-containing protein 9 isoform X1, giving the protein MNTDSKEVISLDVQARDVWEELTVKAEAESHLQMQESGLKRSNPLAREIFRRRFRQLCYQETPGPREALTRLRDLCYQWLRPHVSTKEQILDLLVLEQFLCILPKEVQGWVQEHCPESGEEAVILLEDLERELDEPQHEMVAYRHRREVLSKETVSLGEQMSLGLQSQPKEPQLTCDPAQEPHRIGKTGTFLFCKPVVISQLKGGEEPWSHPTGVLRGTYPDGMTKTENRELVLRKDCPKRVEPHGKMSYGQTWEISQQDPRHREVGDCKGGVERHWGNPLGAGPHKCEECGKSFAQSSGLVRHQRVHTGERPYECNECGKTFSRSSGLFNHRGIHNIQKRYHCKECGKAFSQSAGLIQHQRIHKGEKPYQCSQCNKSYGRRSFLIEHQRSHTGERPHHCSKCGKSFNRHCNLIRHQKIHVVAELV; this is encoded by the exons ATGAATACAGACTCCAAGGAGGTTATATCCCTGGATGTTCAAGCTCGTGATGTTTGGGAAGAACTGACCGtgaaggcagaggcagaaagTCACCTCCAAATGCAGGAATCCGGACTGAAACGCAGTAATCCACTGGCAAGGGAGATCTTCCGAAGGCGCTTTCGACAGCTCTGCTACCAGGAGACCCCTGGACCAAGGGAGGCTCTCACCCGACTCCGGGATCTTTGCTACCAGTGGTTGAGGCCGCATGTGAGCACGAAGGAGCAGATTCTGGACCTGCTGGTGCTGGAGCAGTTCCTGTGTATCCTGCCCAAGGAGGTGCAGGGCTGGGTGCAGGAACACTGTCCAGAGAGTGGGGAAGAGGCAGTGATTCTGCTGGAGGATCTGGAGAGAGAGCTCGATGAACCACAACATGAG ATGGTAGCCTACAGACACCGACGAGAAGTCCTCTCTAAAGAGACAGTGTCTCTAGGAGAGCAGATGTCACTGGGCCTTCAGTCCCAGCCTAAGGAGCCCCAGCTCACATGTGACCCTGCTCAGGAGCCCCACCGTATCGGAAAGACAG GcacatttctgttttgcaaaccTGTTGTCATCTCCCAGCTAAAAGGAGGAGAAGAACCATGGTCTCACCCCACAGGAGTCCTAAGAGGTACCTATCCAG ATGGAATGACCAAGACTGAGAACAGAGAGTTGGTGCTAAGGAAAGACTGTCCTAAGAGAGTGGAACCACATGGGAAAATGTCTTACGGACAGACCTGGGAGATATCACAGCAGGATCCGCGACACAGAGAAGTTGGTGACTGCAAGGGTGGGGTAGAGAGGCACTGGGGAAACCCCTTAGGAGCCGGACCACACAAATGTGAAGAATGTGGGAAGAGCTTTGCTCAGAGCTCAGGTCTTGTTCGACATCAaagagttcacactggagaaagaccCTACGaatgtaatgagtgtgggaaAACCTTCAGTCGGAGTTCGGGTCTTTTTAATCACCGAGGAATCCACAATATTCAGAAACGGTACCACTGTAAGgagtgtgggaaggccttcagtcAGAGTGCCGGTCTCATCCAGCATCAGAGAATCCACAAGGGAGAAAAGCCCTATCAGTGCAGCCAGTGCAACAAGAGCTACGGTCGGCGTTCATTTCTCATCGAGCATCAGAGAAGCCACACAGGGGAGCGACCTCACCATTGCAGCAAATGTGGGAAAAGCTTTAATCGCCACTGCAACCTTATCCGCCATCAGAAGATCCACGTGGTGGCAGAGCTGGTCTAA